The following coding sequences lie in one Balneolaceae bacterium genomic window:
- a CDS encoding gluconate 2-dehydrogenase subunit 3 family protein, with protein MEDKPREERHHSRGNSSTNARRSGASGGRGGADRTSGAGGSTFTRREALKTLTLASFATVGLTMTGCQNSPENPANNPFGEGVSPEDLEMWNRSFFTEHEFETVRQLTNMIIPADERSGNAEEAGVPEFIDFMMLDRPGNQTPIRGGLNWLDAQCRKQFGGNFVDCTEEQKHAMLEQIAWPEDAEPGMEPGVRFFNRMRDLTASGFWSSETGIDDIGYIGNMATSWDGCSDEACEHVGVSYEES; from the coding sequence ATGGAAGACAAGCCTAGGGAAGAGCGACACCACAGCCGGGGAAACAGCAGCACAAATGCCCGCAGGAGCGGAGCATCCGGCGGCAGGGGAGGCGCAGACCGTACGTCCGGCGCCGGAGGCAGCACCTTTACGCGCCGGGAAGCCCTTAAGACCCTCACCCTCGCCTCCTTTGCGACGGTGGGACTCACCATGACCGGCTGCCAGAACTCTCCGGAAAATCCCGCCAATAACCCCTTCGGAGAGGGGGTCTCGCCGGAGGACCTGGAGATGTGGAACCGCTCCTTTTTTACCGAGCACGAATTCGAAACTGTGCGCCAGCTCACCAATATGATCATTCCCGCCGACGAGCGCTCCGGCAACGCCGAGGAGGCGGGGGTGCCTGAGTTCATCGATTTCATGATGCTCGACCGCCCGGGCAACCAGACGCCCATACGCGGGGGACTCAACTGGCTGGACGCGCAGTGCCGCAAGCAGTTCGGCGGCAATTTCGTCGACTGCACGGAGGAGCAGAAACACGCCATGCTCGAACAGATTGCCTGGCCGGAGGACGCCGAGCCCGGCATGGAGCCCGGGGTACGCTTCTTCAACCGCATGCGCGACCTGACCGCCAGCGGCTTCTGGTCGTCGGAAACGGGCATCGACGACATCGGCTACATCGGCAACATGGCCACCAGCTGGGACGGCTGCAGCGATGAGGCCTGCGAGCACGTGGGCGTCAGCTACGAGGAGAGCTGA
- a CDS encoding DUF1080 domain-containing protein yields the protein MGYGQEHNTLTDEERQEGWQLLFDGSSSEGWRGYNEESFPQQGWTTDGMLTIHPGEGGGDIITTEQYADFELKLEWRVEEAGNSGVFYHAIEQPTQPIYWSAPEMQILDNENHPDATRGEDGNRMAGSLYDLLPAQPQNAHPHGEWNSARIVIKGSLVEHWQNGEKVLEYERWTPEWYEMLRNSKFVDHPEFGDAREGYIGLQDHGDTVNFRNIKIREL from the coding sequence ATGGGATACGGACAGGAACACAACACCCTCACCGATGAGGAGCGCCAGGAGGGCTGGCAGCTGCTTTTTGACGGCTCCTCCAGCGAAGGCTGGCGGGGCTATAACGAGGAGAGCTTCCCCCAGCAGGGCTGGACCACCGACGGCATGCTCACCATCCATCCCGGGGAGGGCGGCGGTGATATCATCACCACCGAGCAGTACGCTGACTTCGAACTGAAGCTGGAGTGGCGGGTGGAGGAGGCCGGAAATAGCGGGGTGTTCTACCACGCCATCGAGCAGCCCACGCAGCCCATCTACTGGTCAGCCCCCGAAATGCAGATCCTGGACAATGAAAACCATCCCGACGCCACGCGCGGGGAGGACGGCAACCGCATGGCCGGCTCCCTGTACGACCTTCTTCCTGCCCAGCCCCAGAACGCCCATCCGCACGGGGAGTGGAACAGCGCGCGCATCGTGATCAAAGGTTCCCTGGTGGAGCACTGGCAGAACGGGGAAAAAGTGTTGGAGTACGAGCGCTGGACCCCGGAGTGGTACGAGATGCTGCGCAACAGCAAGTTTGTGGACCATCCGGAGTTCGGGGACGCGCGTGAAGGCTACATCGGCCTGCAGGACCACGGCGATACCGTCAACTTCCGTAATATTAAGATACGGGAGCTGTAG